A section of the Oncorhynchus nerka isolate Pitt River linkage group LG3, Oner_Uvic_2.0, whole genome shotgun sequence genome encodes:
- the gad1a gene encoding LOW QUALITY PROTEIN: glutamate decarboxylase 1 (The sequence of the model RefSeq protein was modified relative to this genomic sequence to represent the inferred CDS: deleted 1 base in 1 codon) — translation MAASAPSSSGNEPDPNSTNLRPPGSSYDAWCGVAHGCSRKLGMKICGFLQKNNNLEEKISSFKERSSKDLLDNSDRDSRFRRTETDFSNLFARDLLPAKNGEEPTMQFLLEVVDILTNYVRKTIRRSTKVLDFHHPHQLLEGMEGFNLELSDQPESLEQILVDCRDTLKYGVRTGHPRFFNQLSTGLDIIGLSGEWLTSTANTNMFTYEIAPVFVLMEQLTLKKMREIIGWPDGEGDGIFSPGGAISNMYSVMIARYKFFPEVKTKGMTAAPRLVLFTSEHSHYSIKKASAALGFGTENLILLSTDERGRVIPADLEAKVIDAKARGCVPMFVNATAGSTVYGAFDPIHEIADICEKYNMWLHVDGAWGGGLLMSRKHRHKLCGVERANSVTWNPHKMMGVPLQCSAILVRERGVLSGCNSMCAGYLFQPDKQYDVSYDTGDKAIQCGRHVDIFKFWLMWKAKGTIGFEQHIDKCLDLSHYLYTKIKGREGYQMVFDGEPQHTNVCFWYLPPGIRDMPDGQEKREKLHKVAPKIKALMMESGTTMVGYQPQGDKVNFFRMVISNPAATRSDIDFLTDEIERLGQDL, via the exons GATTTTTGCAGAAGAACAACAACCTCGAGGAGAAGATTAGTTCCTTCAAGGAAAGATCGTCTAAGGACCTGCTGGATAACAGCGACAGGGATTCCCGTTTCAGACGCACCGAGACGGACTTTTCCAATCTATTTGCTAGAG ATTTATTACCAGCTAAAAATGGAGAGGAGCCAACTATGCAGTTTTTGTTGGAGGTGGTGGATATCCTCACAAACTACGTCCGGAAGACCATTCGA AGATCCACCAAGGTCCTGGACTTCCACCACCCCCACCAGCTGCTGGAAGGCATGGAGGGCTTCAACCTGGAGCTATCTGACCAACCTGAATCTCTGGAGCAGATCCTGGTGGACTGTAGGGATACCCTGAAATATGGAGTGAGAACag GTCACCCCAGGTTTTTCAATCAGCTATCTACTGGCTTAGACATCATTGGCTTGTCAGGAGAATGGCTCACCTCCACTGCAAACACTAACAT GTTCACCTATGAGATTGCCCCAGTCTTCGTGCTCATGGAACAGCTGACGCTGAAGAAGATGAGGGAGATCATTGGCTGGCCTGATGGAGAGGGCGATGGGATCTTCTCACCAG GTGGAGCGATATCCAACATGTACAGTGTGATGATCGCCCGCTACAAGTTCTTCCCTGAAGTCAAGACCAAAGGCATGACTGCTGCCCCCAGACTGGTGCTCTTCACCTCCGAGCAT AGCCACTACTCTATAAAGAAAGCCAGTGCTGCTCTGGGCTTTGGAACAGAAAACCTGATCCTGTTGAGCACAGATGAGAG AGGGAGAGTCATTCCCGCTGATTTGGAAGCCAAGGTCATCGATGCCAAGGCGAGG GGTTGTGTCCCAATGTTCGTGAATGCTACAGCTGGTTCCACAGTGTATGGAGCATTCGATCCCATCCACGAGATTGCAGACATCTGCGAGAAATACAACATGTGGTTACATGTGGAT GGTGCGTGGGGAGGAGGCCTACTGATGTCCAGGAAGCACAGGCACAAGCTGTGTGGCGTAGAGAG GGCCAACTCGGTCACCTGGAACCCTCACAAGATGATGGGTGTGCCACTGCAGTGTTCTGCCATTCTGGTCAGAGAGAGG GGAGTTTTATCAGGCTGCAACTCCATGTGCGCTGGCTACCTCTTCCAACCAGACAAACAGTACGATGTATCGTACGACACGGGGGACAAGGCCATCCAGTGTGGACGACATGTAGATATCTTCAAATTCTGGCTCATGTGGAAAGCGAAG ggaacaatagggttTGAACAGCACATCGACAAGTGTTTGGACCTCTCGCATTATCTCTACACTAAAATAAAGGGTCGCGAGGGCTATCAGATGGTGTTCGATGGAGAG CCCCAGCACACAAATGTCTGCTTCTGGTACCTTCCGCCAGGCATTCGTGACATGCCCGATGgtcaggagaagagggagaagttgcATAAG GTGGCCCCCAAGATCAAGGCATTGATGATGGAGTCTGGAACTACCATGGTGGGCTACCAGCCTCAGGGAGACAAGGTCAACTTTTTCCGAATGGTCATCTCCAATCCTGCCGCCACCAGGTCAGATATCGACTTCTTGACCGATGAGATTGAGAGACTGGGGCAGGACTTGTAA
- the LOC115108988 gene encoding LOW QUALITY PROTEIN: Golgi reassembly-stacking protein 2-like (The sequence of the model RefSeq protein was modified relative to this genomic sequence to represent the inferred CDS: deleted 2 bases in 1 codon) produces MGGAQSIEIPGGGSEGYHVLRVQDNSPGHRAGLEPFFDFIISISDTRLNKDDDTFKDLLKVNVEKPIKMLVYSSKTIELREATVTPNNMWGGQGLLGVSIRFCNFEGANENVWHVLEVEPNSPAAMAGLRPHTDYVIGADTVINESEDLFSLIETHEGKGLKLYVYNTDTDNCRDVVIIPNFEWGGKGSLGCGIGYGYLHRIPTHTVEEGKNISVPGHIPSEPVSPLKDAFTEVQLSAVSSQSAVPSAPTGLEQNLFDLSVSSAPLTVPSALQTGVPTVPMLPSQVSHLLSTIPPVIPATTLPGLMSLPGGLPPLHKLANLNVTLPDLGTVSLPGIGGMPPAGFPPLAPLPPKPIHAQLPAASGPRSNSIRFHSPT; encoded by the exons ATGGGGGGTGCACAGAGCATCGAAATACCTGGAGGAGGATCCGAAGGTTATCACGTCCTCAGG GTGCAAGATAATTCCCCTGGGCATCGTGCAGGATTGGAACCATTCTTTGACTTTATTATTTCCATCAGTGACACAAGATTG AACAAAGATGATGACACATTTAAAGACTTGCTGAAGGTGAATGTGGAGAAACCCATCAAGATGCTGGTATACAGCAGCAAGACGATTGAGCTGAGGGAGGCAACAGTCACACCCAACAACATGTGGGGAGGTCAAGGGCTTCTGGGTGTCAGCATCCGATTCTGCAACTTCGAAGGAGCCAATGAGAATGTGTGGCATGTTCTG GAAGTGGAGCCAAACTCTCCTGCAGCCATGGCTGGTTTGAGACCACATACTGACTATGTCATAGGTGCAGACACTGTCATCAACGAG TCTGAGGATCTCTTCTCCCTCATTGAGACGCATGAAGGGAAAGGGCTTAAGTTGTATGTGTATAACACTGACACGGACAACTGTCGCGATGTGGTTATCATTCCAAACTTTGAATGGGGTGGAAAGGGCAG CCTAGGCTGTGGGATTGGCTATGGCTACCTGCACAGGAtacccacacatacagttgaagagGGTAAGAACATCAGCGTTCCTGGACATATTCCAAGTGAACCAGTTTCCCCACTTAAGGATGCCTTCACAGAG GTTCAGCTCTCTGCTGTCAGTTCTCAATCTGCAGTGCCTTCTGCTCCAACTGGGTTGGAACAAAATCTCTTTGACCTGTCAGTCAGCTCAGCTCCTCTCACTGTCCCGAGCGCTCTTCAAACAG GAGTACCTACTGTGCCAATGTTGCCTAGCCAAGTCAGCCACCTGCTAAGCACTATACCTCCAGTCATCCCTGCTACCACATTACCAG GTCTAATGTCGTTACCCGGAGGCCTACCTCCCCTTCACAAACTGGCAAATTTAAATGTCACTTTACCAGACTTGGGCACTGTGTCATTACCAGGTATTGGAGGGATGCCACCAGCAG GTTTCCCTCCATTggcccctcttcctccc aaaCCTATCCATGCTCAACTCCCAGCTGCCTCTGGTCCCAGGAGTAACTCCATCAGATTTCACTCTCCCACCTAG